The nucleotide window AGCCATTGCAAATACGGTGAATCCCGGCGATAAAGTATTGGCCTTGATTACCGGGAATTTCGGCGAGCGCTTCGCGAATATCGCCAAAGCATACGGCGCCAAGGTTGACGAGGTGGATTTTGGCTGGGGCAATGATGTTGATTTAAAGGTCGTTGAGGAAAAACTGGCCGCCGATTCCGGCTATAAAGTTGTACTGGCGACTCAGAACGAGACTTCTACCGGTGTGAAAAACGATATTGCGGGAATTGCCGCGCTTGTATCTAAAACACCCGCCCTGCTGCTGGTTGATGGTGTCAGCGGCATTGGCGCTATTGAACATAAGACGGACGAATGGGGTGTCGACATCCTGTGCACGGCCTCTCAGAAAGCGCTTATGTTGCCGCCCGGCCTTTCTGTGATCACCGTTAGTGAAAAAGCCTGGCGGGTAGTAAATGACAACCAATCGCCACGGTTTTATTTCAGCCTGCCGGCTGCCAAGAAAGTATATGATAAATGGAATACCGCTTACACACCTGGTGTGTCGATGTTTTTGGGGATGGATGCCGCCCTGGACATGATGCTGGCGGAAGGTATGGACAATGTTTACGCGCGCCATGCTTTGCTGGCCAAGGCTACCCGGGCTGCCGCCAAGGCCTTGGGATTAAAGCTTCTTTCCGAGGACCGTTGCGCGTCTAACGCACTCACAGCCGTTTGGAGCCCGGAGGGCATCGGCGCTGACGATATTCGCAAAGTACTGAAGAAACAGTATGGGATCACTTTTGCTGGCGGCCAGGGAAAATTGAAAGGAAAGATATTCCGGATTGCTCATATGGGCTTCTCTGATAAAATGGATATTATGATTGCTATCAGCGCGCTGGAAATGGCACTGGCGCAAGTCGGCTATTCTGTTGAGCTTGGCACAGGTGTTAAAGCCGCCCAGGAAGTATTTTTGGGAAAGGTGGAATAAATAATGAAGAAAGTATTGGTAATGGACGGTGTTGCTGAAATTGGTTTGGCGGCGCTCAGGCGCGAGCCGGATATTGAAGTGGTTATCGGCGAAAAAATGTCCGAGGATGAGTTGTGCAATGTTATCGGTGAGTATGACGCAATGATCGTGCGGAGTGCCACGAAAGCTACCGCAAGAGTTATTGAACATGCCTCTAAGATGATTATAATAGGGCGCGCGGGTGTCGGTATCGATAATATCGACGTGGCTGCCGCAACAGCAAAAGGAATATTGGTGGTCAACGCCCCGGACGGCAATACCATTGCCGCAACCGAGCACACCATGGCTATGATGCTGGCGCTCACCCGCAACATCCCGCAGGCCTGGGCAACCCTGCGTGCCGGCAAGTGGGACAAGAAGTCCTTCATGGGTGTTGAGTTCAGGAATAAAGTACTGGGTGTCATCGGGCTGGGCCGGATCGGGTCGGCTGTGGCGAAGCGCGCTCAGGGCATGGAGATGAAGGTTGTCGCCTACGATCCATATATCAGTGAGGAAAAAGCTGAGAGTCTCGGAATACAGTTGCTCCCGCTGGAAGAGTTATTTAAACAAGCGGACTTTATTACCAATCACCTGCCTCTAACCAAGGAATCCAAATATATCGTCGGGGAGAAAGCCTTCAGCCTGATGAAAGACGGGGTACGGTTAGTTAACTGTGCCAGAGGCGGCGTGGTGGATGAGCAAGCGTTATATGCGGCGATGAAGTCGGGCAAAGTCGCCGGGGCGGCACTGGACGTATTTGAAAAAGAGCCTACCACGGAGAGCCCACTCTTCGAATTAAACAATTTCATTGGTACCCCGCACCTGGGCGCTTCTACCGAGGAAGCCCAGCTTAACGTGGCCTTTGACGTGGCAGTAGAGATTGTGGCTGCCCTGAAAGGGGACTTCGTTAAGAATGCCGTTAATATTCCATCCTTGAGTCCGAAAGTTATGGCAGTTGTCAAGCCTTACCTGACACTGGCGGAAAAGCTGGGCAAGTTTGTCGCCCAGTTGGTCGGCGGACGGACTGAAAAGATTGAAATCACATACAGCGGGGACTTGGCAAGCCAGGATGTAGCCCCCATTACTACAGCGGTATTAAAAGGTTTCCTGGACACCATCCTGCAGGAGATGGTCAACTTTGTTAACGCTCCGACCCTGGCCAAAGAGCGCGGCATCAATGTTATCCAGCAGCAGGCCGGTGAAGAGGGCGATTATGCCAATCTGATAACAGTCAAGGTTATTTCGGACAAAGACGAAATTTCAGTGGCTGGGACTATTTTCGGTGGTACCGACCCGCGGTTCGTGTTTATCGACGGCTACCACGTGGATGCGGTACCGGAGGGGCATATGCTTTATGTTCCACATACCGACAAGCCGAAGATCATCGGTCCGGTAGCCAACCTGATTGGGGCGCATGACATTAACATATCCGGTATGCAGGTAGGCCGCAAATCTATTGGCGGCAAAGCGGTAATGCTCTTGAACGTTGATACTCCCGTACCTGAAGAAACCATGGCGGAAATCGCTAAAATCGATGGGGTGCAGGGTGTGAAAAACGTAAGTTTATAAAACTTCTACTAAAAACTTGGTTATTTGGGACGGTTGGCGCCTCAATTGAGGCGCCTTTCCTTGTCATTAAGGAGATTATGCTTTTCGTGATCTATGGATAAGTGACCTTTGGATGTACAAAAGCGGCGATTTTGAGGCCTTACTATTTCAAGCCATGGAGCTATAAATGTGGGATTTATTTTACAAACTATTGCCTTTATAGTATAATACTACGACTAATATTTTACATTTACATAAGTTTATTTTATAATTTTCAACTGGGGGGAGAGGTAATGCTGGATTTAAAATTTGTTCGAAGTAATCCCGATCTGGTGCGGGATGCTCTTGCCAAACGAGGCTCTCCGGTTTCCCTGGATGATTTTCTTGACTTGGATGAACAGCGCCGGGATAAACTGTTTATCGTAGAACAAATGAAAAGCAGGCGCAACATTGTGTCCGAGGAAATCGGCCGTTTGAAGAAGTCCGGCAAGGAAACTAAAGACATGGTTCTGGAAATGAGGGAGCTCTCACAGCAGATAAAGGAAAGAGATGAAGAGATTAAAGTCATTGAGGAAAAACTGCAGATTATTCTGCTGAATATCCCCAACGTGCCGCATGAATCAGTACCGGCCGGCAGCAGCGAGACGGATAACCCGGTAGTGCGCACTTGGGGCGAACCCAGTAAATTTGATTTTGCGCCCAGACCGCACTGGGAAATCGGCGAGGCTTTGGATATTATTGATTTTGAGCGGGGCGGCAAGGTTACCGGCACCAGATTCAGCTTCTACAAGGGGTTCGGTTCCCGGCTGGAACGTTCAGTGATTAGTTTTATGCTGGACCTGCACACTTCTGAACATAACTATGTGGAGATATTTCCGCCATTTATGGTGAACCGGGACAGTATGGTGGGTACCGGACAGTTACCTAAATTTGCCGAGGATATGTTTAAAATTGAAGGCACTGACTATTACCTGATCCCTACAGCAGAAGTGCCGGTGACTAACCTTTACCGTAATGAAATCCTCGACGGTGAAAAACTGCCGGTTTATCATTGCGCCTATAGCGCCTGTTTCAGGGCCGAGGCGGGGGCTGCCGGCCGGGACACGCGCGGATTAATCCGCCAGCACCAGTTTAACAAGGTCGAATTGGTAAAATTCTGCCGGCCTGAACAATCCTACGATGAACTGGAGAAACTTACCGCAAATGCGGAAAGAGTGCTGCAATTGTTAGGCTTGCCTTACCGGGTGGTGGTTCTCTGCGCTGGAGATCTGGGCTTTTCATCCGCGAAAACTTATGATATCGAAGTATGGCTGCCTAGTTATCAGGATTATAAAGAAATATCTTCCTGTAGTAATTTTGAAGATTACCAGGCCAGGCGGGCGGGAATCCGCTTCCGGAACCAGAAAGGAAAAGCCGAATTGGTGCATACTTTAAATGGCTCAGGTCTGGCAGTTGGCCGTACAGTGGCCGCCATTCTGGAAAATTACCAGGAATCTGATGGATCAGTAACCATACCGGAGGTATTAAGGCCTTATATGGGTGGATTATCCAGGATTTGTTGATGCCAATTTTCTTAAATTGACACATAATTTTATCTATGGTAAACTTATTAATGTGTTATTATGTGATTAAACCGGCAGTTGGAGGGCCTGAATGGAGGGGTGTCCGAGCGGTTGAAGGAGGCGGTCTTGAAAACCGTTGGTCCTTTGCGGGTCCCGTGGGTTCGAATCCCACCCCCTCCGCCATAATACCGGGAATTGGAAGTATATAAGGTAATGTTGTGGAGAGTTGGCCGAGTTGGCTGAAGGCGCTCGCCTGCTAAGCGAGTAGACGGCGTTAAACTGTCTCGAGGGTTCGAATCCCTCACTCTCCGCCACCAAGCCTACAAACATGTCTGTTTGTAGGCTTTCGCCTTTTTATCAGCAAATACCTCTAAGCCAAAAATGACAACAAGATCGCGGTAACATGTTACCATTACCCGCTGAATATTTATTCTTGATATTCAGACTTTATTCATACCGTGATGGAAAATTGGTGACAAGACCCTTGAGCATGTGTAAAAGCCTAAATGCAGTGATAGGCGGATATGTGAAAAAGCTAAACAAATGAACAGAAACTGCAAAAAATACTTGGAAATCATCACTGCTTGTGATACCATAACTATGTATAACTATGGGTATGAGGAGGTACTAACATGCAATCCAGTACGGAAAGTATTAAAAAACTGATTGCAGCACTGGGTTTTGCTCCTCAAAATGGGAAAAATAATGTATATTTTAAATCATATCCTTCGCACGACGGGTACTTCATTTGCATTGACTTTAACGAAGAAAAGATAGAGTATTTTACGCAGGTCACTCCGCGGGGGGCTTGCATAAGATTAGGTGACGCGACAACAAGCAACTTTTCTAACCCTGAAAATTTTGTGGTGTTGGAATGCGTCGATAGGCTGCTGGAAAAGGGGTACAAACCGTATAACATCGAATTAGAAAAGAAATATCCATTAGGCCGGAATCTGAAGGGAAAATTGGATATCCTTGTCTATGATGGCGATGTTCCTTTTCTTATGATTGAATGTAAGACTTGGGGGCAGGAGTACGAAAGAGAGCATAAAAAGATGCTCAGGGACGGCGGGCAGCTATTTTCTTACTACACGCAAGACAGAGCTACAAAATATCTATGCCTTTATACTTCCCGCCTCGGGAAGACGGTTGAATATAAAAATAGCATCGTTGTAGTTGAGGATAACTGGCGCGAGTTATCCGGCACGAAAGAAATCTACGAATATTGGAACAAAAATTTTAAGGACAACGGTATTTTTGAGAACTACTCCGCGCCTTATGATGTCAAGCATAAGGCGCTTACATATGGGATGCTCAGGACGCTCAAAGAAGAGGACAGCGGGAAAATCTATAATCAAATTATGGAGATATTGCGCCACAACGCAATATCTGATAAACCCAACGCTTTTAATAAACTCCTAAATTTGTTTGTATGCAAAATCATTGATGAGAACAAGAACGCGGACGATGAGCTAGAGTTTCAGTGGTTGGAAACGGATAGCGATGAAAGCCTGCAAATGCGGCTTAACGATTTATACAAGGAAGGTATGTGGCGTTTTCTTGAGATAGATGTCATTGACCATTCGGAAGATGAGGTATCTCAAGCTTTAGAGGGTATTGACAACGAAGCGCAGAAGCAACGGCTGAAGGATATGTTCAGGGACGCTAGGTTGAAGAAAAGCCCAAATTTTGCGTTTGTTGAGGTTTTGGACAACAAGACCTTTGAATTGAACGCGAAAATAGTTCGTGAAATCGTGGAGCTTTTGCAGGTCTACAAGTTTAGGTATGACCAAAAACACGAATTCTTGGGCAATTTCTTTGAACTACTGTTAAACGCCAGCATGAAACAGGAAGCGGGGCAGTTTTTTACCCCGGTTCCGATAACCCGTTTCATTATATCTTCACTCCCATTGAAAGAGTTTGTTCAAAAAAGAATTGACAATAGGGAACGTGATACGCTCCCTGTTGTGATGGACTACGCTTGCGGTAGCGGACATTTTTTAACCGAATACATGTCGCAGATGCAGGATATAATTGATACAAAAATCAATATTTCCAAAGCGTTGCCTAGCGTAAGAAATTATTTTCAATCATGGCAAGGCTTGACTAAGTTTTTATGG belongs to Pelotomaculum isophthalicicum JI and includes:
- a CDS encoding pyridoxal-phosphate-dependent aminotransferase family protein; translated protein: MQDKKYLMIPGPTPVPPTVVAAMSQPLIGHRSDDFAKLHEQIVGKLKKVLQTNNDIFVLTNSGTGSLETAIANTVNPGDKVLALITGNFGERFANIAKAYGAKVDEVDFGWGNDVDLKVVEEKLAADSGYKVVLATQNETSTGVKNDIAGIAALVSKTPALLLVDGVSGIGAIEHKTDEWGVDILCTASQKALMLPPGLSVITVSEKAWRVVNDNQSPRFYFSLPAAKKVYDKWNTAYTPGVSMFLGMDAALDMMLAEGMDNVYARHALLAKATRAAAKALGLKLLSEDRCASNALTAVWSPEGIGADDIRKVLKKQYGITFAGGQGKLKGKIFRIAHMGFSDKMDIMIAISALEMALAQVGYSVELGTGVKAAQEVFLGKVE
- the serA gene encoding phosphoglycerate dehydrogenase, with amino-acid sequence MKKVLVMDGVAEIGLAALRREPDIEVVIGEKMSEDELCNVIGEYDAMIVRSATKATARVIEHASKMIIIGRAGVGIDNIDVAAATAKGILVVNAPDGNTIAATEHTMAMMLALTRNIPQAWATLRAGKWDKKSFMGVEFRNKVLGVIGLGRIGSAVAKRAQGMEMKVVAYDPYISEEKAESLGIQLLPLEELFKQADFITNHLPLTKESKYIVGEKAFSLMKDGVRLVNCARGGVVDEQALYAAMKSGKVAGAALDVFEKEPTTESPLFELNNFIGTPHLGASTEEAQLNVAFDVAVEIVAALKGDFVKNAVNIPSLSPKVMAVVKPYLTLAEKLGKFVAQLVGGRTEKIEITYSGDLASQDVAPITTAVLKGFLDTILQEMVNFVNAPTLAKERGINVIQQQAGEEGDYANLITVKVISDKDEISVAGTIFGGTDPRFVFIDGYHVDAVPEGHMLYVPHTDKPKIIGPVANLIGAHDINISGMQVGRKSIGGKAVMLLNVDTPVPEETMAEIAKIDGVQGVKNVSL
- the serS gene encoding serine--tRNA ligase → MLDLKFVRSNPDLVRDALAKRGSPVSLDDFLDLDEQRRDKLFIVEQMKSRRNIVSEEIGRLKKSGKETKDMVLEMRELSQQIKERDEEIKVIEEKLQIILLNIPNVPHESVPAGSSETDNPVVRTWGEPSKFDFAPRPHWEIGEALDIIDFERGGKVTGTRFSFYKGFGSRLERSVISFMLDLHTSEHNYVEIFPPFMVNRDSMVGTGQLPKFAEDMFKIEGTDYYLIPTAEVPVTNLYRNEILDGEKLPVYHCAYSACFRAEAGAAGRDTRGLIRQHQFNKVELVKFCRPEQSYDELEKLTANAERVLQLLGLPYRVVVLCAGDLGFSSAKTYDIEVWLPSYQDYKEISSCSNFEDYQARRAGIRFRNQKGKAELVHTLNGSGLAVGRTVAAILENYQESDGSVTIPEVLRPYMGGLSRIC